The genomic interval GTTGTTGTTTTTCCTTTATTACGCTACAAAAAAGGGAATCCTGTTCAGATTGGCGAAGATTTAGGAAAGTATGTTGTTGAAAATATTGATGTAATTACCAATTACAATGTTGTAAAAGGTTTCTTAAATTTAGTGATAGAAGATACTTTTTACACTAACTTCTTCAATTCAATTTATTCGGATGCTACTTACGGATTCAATAAAAACACCGAAGATAGAACTCCTAGAATGGTTGAATATTCATCGCCAAACACTAATAAACCACTTCATTTAGGCCATGTTAGAAATGTTCTTTTAGGATATTCTGTTTCAGAAATATTAAAAGCTGCAGGTCATAAAGTGTATAAAACTCAGATTATAAACGATCGAGGAATACATATTTGTAAATCGATGTTAACTTGGGAAAAGTTCGGAAACGGAGAAACTCCTGAATCAACAGGTTTAAAAGGTGATAAATTGGTTGGAAACTATTATGTAAAGTTCGACCAAGAATATAAAAAAGAGATTGCTCAATTAATATCCGAAGGAAAAACTGAAGACGAAGCTAAAAAAGAAGCACCGCTTTTTTTAGCAGCGAAAGAAATGTTATTGAAATGGGAAGCTGGAGATGAGCAAGTTGTTGCTCTTTGGAAAGAAATGAATGGTTGGGTTTATAAAGGTTTTGATGTTACTTACAAAAATATTGGAGTAGATTTTGATAAACTATATTACGAAAGCAATACGTACCTTTTAGGAAAAGATATCATTGAAGAAGGATTAAAGTCTGGTGTTTTTTACAAAAAAGATGATGGTTCGGTTTGGTGTGATTTAACCGAAGATGGTTTAGACGAAAAGTTAGTATTACGTTCTGATGGAACAGCTGTCTATATGACACAAGATATCGGAACTGCAATTCAACGTGCAAAAGATTTTACTGACGTTGGCGGAATGGTCTATACTGTTGGAAATGAGCAAGATTATCATTTTAAAGTATTGTTTTTAATTCTTAAAAAATTAGGGTATTCTTGGGCAGAAAGTTTATATCATTTAAGTTACGGAATGGTAGATTTACCTTCTGGAAAAATGAAATCTAGAGAAGGAACTGTTGTAGATGCTGATGATTTAATGGTTGAAATGACAGAAACTGCTAAAACTATTTCTGAAGAATTAGGAAAATTAGACGGATATTCTGAGGCTGAAAAAAATGAATTATACAATACAATAGGTTTAGGAGCATTAAAATATTTTATTTTAAAAGTAGATCCTAAAAAAAGAATCTTGTTCGATCCTAAGTCTTCCGTAGATTTCCAGGGAAATACTGGTCCTTTTATTCAGTATACCTATGCTAGAATTCAGTCTATTATTAGAAAGGCAAATTTTGACTATAATGTCATATCTAGCGATGTAGAGATATCTTTACATGCTAAAGAAAAAGAATTAATAAAACAATTAGAGATTTATCCTGAAGCAATACAACAAGCTGCGACTAATTATTCGCCTGCAGTGATTGCAAATTACACATATGATCTGGTTAAAGAATTTAATTCTTTTTATCAAAATGTATCAATTTTAGGTGAGGAAAATCAAGATAAAAAAATATTTAGAGTACAGTTAGCTAATAAGGTTGCTAATACAATAAAATCGGCATTCAATTTATTAGGAATTCAGGTTCCAGAAAGGATGTAAAAATTAGTATCCAGTTACAGTAAGTAGTTGGCCGTAAAGAATTATAGTAAATATATAGGTGAGTTTGGGATTGAACGGTTTTTAAGAGCTCTTTTTAAGTTGTCAGTTCGAGTGAATTTATGAAGAATGAATAAATTTATATCGAGAACAAAGCTAAAAAAAGCGAGTAGTAAAAGCCCGCTCGAAAGCCATAAATAAACAACTATTAAAATATTGAAAAATTTATTAGTATTATTTTTATTTTTATTATCAATTAATAATTTTTCTCAAGAAAGAGGAATTATTCATTTAAGAGATGGTTCTAAATTAATAGGTTCTATTGAAGTTAAACCAAATGGAAAAATAAAATATAGAAAAGATAAAAATAGTAAAAAGGAAATTTTAGATCATAAGAGAGTAAAAAAACTAAGGTTTTTCAATGGAGGAAATTATGAGTATAAAATTTTAAATAACTCTATCATATTAGCTAGAATAGGGTTAATAGGTAAACTAAATTTATACTATTATTTAAAAGATTCTCCAGGTATGTATTTACCATTATACTCAAATGGGGTTCTAAGTGTTGGTGTAGAGTTATTTAAAGGAAAAGAAAAAAAAGGATATTATATTGGGCGAAAAAATGAAGACTTAATTGAAAATCTATTTTCAAACCCAAAAAGAGGAAAATTTTTTAGTGTAATCTCTAAATACACTTCAGACTGTCCAGAATTTATAAAATTAATAAAAAATAAAAGTGTAATAAAGAAAAAATTTGATTCTGATGTAGTTCAAATAATTAGATATTACAACCAAAATTGTAAATAAAAATAAAAACAACTAAAATTATTGAACGATTTTAAATCTTTCAATTTTAAATCTTTAAATAAAATATGAAATACGACGTAATAATTATCGGAAGTGGTCCTGGAGGATATGTGACTGCTATTAGAGCATCGCAATTAGGTTTTAAAACCGCTGTAGTAGAAAAAGAAAACTTGGGTGGAATTTGCCTTAACTGGGGTTGTATACCAACCAAAGCATTATTAAAATCTGCACAGGTTTATGATTATTTAAAGCATGTAGATCAGTATGGTTTAAAAGCAGAAGGAATTGATAAAGATTTTGACGCTGTTATTAAACGAAGTCGTGGCGTTGCAGACGGAATGAGCAAAGGTGTTCAATTCTTAATGAAGAAAAATAAAATCGATATTATTGATGGTTTCGGTAAAATTAAAACTGGTAAAAAGGTTGATGTTACTGCTGAAGATGGAACGGTAACTGAATATAGCGCAACTAATATAATTATTGCTACAGGTGCGCGTTCTAGAGTGTTACCAAATTTACCACAAGATGGTAAAAAAGTAATTGGTTATAGAGAAGCTATGAGTTTGCCAAGTCAGCCAAAATCTATGATTGTTGTTGGTTCTGGAGCTATTGGTGTTGAGTTTGCTCATTTTTATAATTCAATGGGAACTGATGTTACTATTGTAGAATTTATGCCAAATATTGTTCCTGTAGAAGATATTGATGTTTCTAAACAAATGGAGCGTTCGTTTAAAAAAGCTGGAATTAAGATCATGACAAATTCTTCAGTAGAATCTGTTGATACTTCTGGTGATGGTGTAAAAGCAACAGTAAAAACTAAAAAAGGAGAAGAAATTTTAGAAGCTGATATTGTATTATCTGCTGTTGGAATTAAAACAAACATTGAAAATATTGGTTTAGAAGACGTTGGTATTATTACTGATAGAGATAAAATTTTAGTAAACGATTGGTATCAAACAAATATTCCTGGTTATTATGCTATAGGTGATGTAACTCCTGGTCCTGCCCTAGCCCACGTTGCTTCTGCAGAAGGAATTACATGTGTAGAGAAATTAGCTGGTGTTCATACCGAAGCGATTGATTATGGAAATATTCCTGGTTGTACGTATGCAACTCCAGAAATTGCTTCTGTTGGTTTAACTGAAGAAAAAGCTAAAGAAGCTGGTTACGAATTAAAAGTAGGTAAATTTCCTTTTTCTGCATCAGGAAAAGCAACTGCTGCTGGAACACCAGAGGGATTTGTAAAAGTAATTTTTGATGCTAAATATGGTGAATGGCTAGGTTGCCATATGATTGGTGCTGGTGTTACCGATATGATTGCTGAAGCTGTTTTAGGTCGTAAATTAGAAACTACTGGTCATGAAGTGTTAAAAACAATTCATCCACATCCAACTATGAGTGAAGCTGTGATGGAAGCCGTTGCTGATGCGTATGATGAAGTGATACATTTGTAGATTTAGAAATAAGAATATAAATATTTGATAAATAAGACCTTGCCTTAAATGGTGAGGTTTTTTTGTTTAATTTATTTATTAAATATATTCTTTGGTATACTTTTTGATTTAACATTTTCTTAACACTTAAAAACCAACCTATGATTATTTCTAATACTAGTTTTAAGTTGATGGGAAATTTGTTATGAAAAAGAGTAAAACCGAAGCAAAATGCTTCGGTTTTTTTGTATCTTTAAAATACTTTAAATTAATCTTAAAAAATAATTAAAATGAAAGCAAAATATCAAAGCGTATTAAATTTAGGTCAGGAATTAGAAATTAAAAATGGAGATGTAAAAGAAGAAAATGGAGTTTTACACGTTACTGGAACTGCTAAAAACCTATATGAAAAGAATCTTATTTGGGATGAAATAAAAAAAGTAGGTGGTGAAAGCCCTACAGATATTATGGCTAATATTTCAGTAGAAGATGAATCTGTTTTTGCAAACCACACTGTACAAAGTGGAGAAACTTTAGGTAAGATTGCAAAACAATACTATGGAAATGCATCAAAATATACAACAATTTTTGAAGCAAATACATCTATTTTAAAATCTGCAGATCTTATACAAGTAGGTCAAGAATTAGTTATACCAAATTTATAAGAAGTTTCTTTTTACAATATTAAAACCGAAGTAATTTGCTTCGGTTTTTTTGTGCCATTAATTTTAGTTATACTTATATATTATACCTTTTAATAATATAACAAAAGAGGCTCGTAATTGAGCCTCTTTTATCTTCTTCAGGGGATTGCTATTTGGTAGTTATTATTAACACCACAAAAATAGATAATAACATAACTTATCTAACTATTAGTTCTTCATAGTTCTTGCTAAACAATCCCTCCTTTTATATTTATTAACGTTCCTTCGTTTATATTACTCTCAATTATTAAATCTAAATCTAACGTTTTTGCCCTAGATTTCATATTACTTAAACCAGATGACCTTTTCACTTCATTTACCTTAAAACCTATCCCATTATCTTTGATATATAATGACAATTTATTAGATGTTTTAAGATACTCAAGTTTCATCTCTACTTTAGTTGCACCTGCATGTTTAATTATATTATTAAGTGCTTCTTTTACAATTAAAATAAACTGTTTGTTCCAATAATTTGGTGTGCTTTTATCATTAAGAATTAAATAATTAAATTCAATATTTAGATCTTTCAATTTAGAAAACTCAATTGCAATATTTTCTATTCGCTGAGCAATTCTAAAAATTGAATTATTTTCAGAATTTGATGCCCAGATTAAATCTTTTACATCTATCATTAATTGGTAAATGTTATTTTTTAAGAATTCAGAGAATTTATTAAATTCTAGCGCATTAAAAGTA from Lutibacter sp. Hel_I_33_5 carries:
- a CDS encoding LysM peptidoglycan-binding domain-containing protein codes for the protein MKAKYQSVLNLGQELEIKNGDVKEENGVLHVTGTAKNLYEKNLIWDEIKKVGGESPTDIMANISVEDESVFANHTVQSGETLGKIAKQYYGNASKYTTIFEANTSILKSADLIQVGQELVIPNL
- the lpdA gene encoding dihydrolipoyl dehydrogenase — encoded protein: MKYDVIIIGSGPGGYVTAIRASQLGFKTAVVEKENLGGICLNWGCIPTKALLKSAQVYDYLKHVDQYGLKAEGIDKDFDAVIKRSRGVADGMSKGVQFLMKKNKIDIIDGFGKIKTGKKVDVTAEDGTVTEYSATNIIIATGARSRVLPNLPQDGKKVIGYREAMSLPSQPKSMIVVGSGAIGVEFAHFYNSMGTDVTIVEFMPNIVPVEDIDVSKQMERSFKKAGIKIMTNSSVESVDTSGDGVKATVKTKKGEEILEADIVLSAVGIKTNIENIGLEDVGIITDRDKILVNDWYQTNIPGYYAIGDVTPGPALAHVASAEGITCVEKLAGVHTEAIDYGNIPGCTYATPEIASVGLTEEKAKEAGYELKVGKFPFSASGKATAAGTPEGFVKVIFDAKYGEWLGCHMIGAGVTDMIAEAVLGRKLETTGHEVLKTIHPHPTMSEAVMEAVADAYDEVIHL
- the argS gene encoding arginine--tRNA ligase — encoded protein: MNIQNRIEATVKEGFLALYETEIPSVEFQATRKEFEGDITVVVFPLLRYKKGNPVQIGEDLGKYVVENIDVITNYNVVKGFLNLVIEDTFYTNFFNSIYSDATYGFNKNTEDRTPRMVEYSSPNTNKPLHLGHVRNVLLGYSVSEILKAAGHKVYKTQIINDRGIHICKSMLTWEKFGNGETPESTGLKGDKLVGNYYVKFDQEYKKEIAQLISEGKTEDEAKKEAPLFLAAKEMLLKWEAGDEQVVALWKEMNGWVYKGFDVTYKNIGVDFDKLYYESNTYLLGKDIIEEGLKSGVFYKKDDGSVWCDLTEDGLDEKLVLRSDGTAVYMTQDIGTAIQRAKDFTDVGGMVYTVGNEQDYHFKVLFLILKKLGYSWAESLYHLSYGMVDLPSGKMKSREGTVVDADDLMVEMTETAKTISEELGKLDGYSEAEKNELYNTIGLGALKYFILKVDPKKRILFDPKSSVDFQGNTGPFIQYTYARIQSIIRKANFDYNVISSDVEISLHAKEKELIKQLEIYPEAIQQAATNYSPAVIANYTYDLVKEFNSFYQNVSILGEENQDKKIFRVQLANKVANTIKSAFNLLGIQVPERM